From Blastochloris viridis, one genomic window encodes:
- a CDS encoding IS1182 family transposase, which yields MSRHFRPWKIDQTQLFPPAITDYVPKDHLSQFVIALVRDGLDLDEIFASYKGELGQPPYDPRMMVALLLHAYCTGLYSSRRIAKACTERVDFMMIVAHDAPDFRTIADFRKRHLAALANLFVQVLKLAEAAGLVKLGHVALDGTKIKANASKHKAMSYGRMQEREAELQAEVDRWLTSAEAADAQDDAQHGTRRRGEEMPDWVADKTKRLAKIREAKAALEQEAAAAAAAKAEAERQAEEARRAEGRKRPGPPLKPRSDAPAPKTQRNFTDPDSQVLLTKDGYVQGYNAQAAVDGAAQIIVAHGLTKSMSDCPQLVPLVEGIEAHLGRRPKEVSADAGYCSEANLAALAARDIRAYVAIGRAKRPAEASRKLGGPLTQRMRLTLKRAGHRSRYRLRKQIVEPVFGQIKQARGFRQFLLRGLAAVQAEWALICLAHNITKLARAG from the coding sequence ATGAGCAGGCATTTTCGGCCGTGGAAGATCGACCAGACGCAGCTTTTCCCGCCGGCGATCACGGACTATGTGCCGAAAGATCACCTCTCGCAGTTCGTGATCGCCTTGGTGCGCGATGGCCTTGATCTGGATGAGATCTTTGCCAGCTACAAAGGCGAGCTGGGTCAGCCGCCGTACGACCCTCGGATGATGGTCGCTCTGCTGCTCCACGCCTACTGCACCGGACTGTACTCGTCACGGCGAATTGCCAAAGCCTGCACCGAGCGGGTCGACTTCATGATGATCGTCGCGCACGATGCGCCCGATTTCCGCACCATCGCCGACTTCCGCAAACGCCATCTGGCGGCGCTCGCCAACCTGTTTGTCCAGGTGCTGAAGCTGGCCGAGGCGGCTGGGCTGGTGAAGCTCGGGCACGTCGCGCTCGACGGCACCAAGATCAAGGCCAACGCCTCCAAGCACAAGGCGATGAGCTACGGGCGCATGCAGGAGCGTGAGGCGGAGTTGCAGGCGGAGGTCGACCGCTGGCTGACGAGCGCGGAGGCCGCCGACGCGCAGGACGACGCGCAGCACGGCACGAGACGCCGCGGCGAGGAGATGCCCGACTGGGTGGCCGACAAGACCAAGCGCCTGGCCAAGATCCGGGAAGCCAAGGCCGCGCTCGAGCAGGAAGCCGCCGCGGCTGCGGCCGCCAAAGCCGAAGCCGAACGCCAAGCGGAGGAGGCGCGCCGCGCCGAGGGACGCAAGCGGCCGGGGCCGCCTCTGAAACCCCGCTCGGACGCGCCGGCCCCCAAGACGCAGCGCAACTTCACCGATCCCGACAGCCAGGTGCTGCTGACCAAGGACGGCTACGTCCAGGGCTACAATGCTCAGGCGGCGGTCGACGGCGCGGCGCAGATCATCGTGGCCCACGGGCTGACCAAGAGCATGAGCGACTGCCCGCAGTTGGTGCCGCTGGTCGAGGGCATCGAGGCTCATCTCGGCCGCAGGCCGAAGGAGGTCTCGGCGGACGCGGGCTACTGCAGTGAGGCAAACCTCGCCGCGCTCGCCGCCCGCGACATTCGTGCCTATGTCGCCATCGGTCGGGCCAAGCGGCCGGCCGAGGCTTCGCGGAAGCTGGGCGGGCCGCTCACCCAGCGCATGCGCCTGACGCTGAAGCGGGCCGGCCACCGCAGCCGATATCGCCTGCGCAAGCAGATCGTCGAGCCGGTGTTCGGCCAGATCAAGCAGGCGCGCGGGTTCCGACAGTTCCTGCTGCGCGGTCTGGCAGCGGTTCAGGCGGAATGGGCGTTGATCTGCCTCGCCCACAACATCACCAAGCTCGCGAGAGCCGGGTGA
- the catE gene encoding catalase C, whose translation MAKRATNPSTRQTSTATIHDQTLLRGEGGELHQIAEGDVPVLTTAQGGPVADDQNTLRVGPRGPLVVDDFHFREKVFHFDHERIPERVVHARGYGAHGFFETYESLAAYTKADIFQRPGEKTPTFVRFSTVAGNKGSADLARDVRGFAVKFYTRQGNWDLVGNNIPVFFIQDAIKFPDLIHAAKQDPDRDFPQAQTAHDTFWDFISLTPESMNMVMWIMSDRTIPRSFRFMEGFGVHTFRLVNDKGESTFVKFHWKPKLGLQSVAWNEAVKINGADPDFHRRDLWHAIQGGDFPEWELQVQLFDQEFADRFDFDVLDPTKIIPEEILPPKPIGRLVLDRMPDNFFAETEQVAFMTQNVPPGIDFSNDPLLQGRNFSYLDTQLKRLGSPNFTHLPINAPKCPFAHFQQDGHMAMHNPVGRVNYEPNSFGEGPRESPTRGFRPFAAEEHGIKARLRPESFADHYSQARQFYISQTPPEQRHIAAALTFELSKVETPAIRERTVAHLLNIDETLATTVGQKLGFKAMPKPADAAVPTRQDLEPSPALSIVERGPKRFEGRKLGILVTDGVDPTLLQGLTAAITKEKAVFELIAPKVGGVTAADGTWIKAQHMIDGGPSVLFDAVAVLTSAAAIDDLLQEATARDFVADAFQHCKFIGYDASALALLEKAGVADALDEGVVALPGEDGLEAFVAKLGKLRVWGREPSVKLGKASPPAKSR comes from the coding sequence ATGGCCAAGAGAGCGACCAATCCGTCAACGCGTCAGACTTCGACGGCTACGATCCACGATCAAACCCTCCTGCGCGGGGAGGGCGGTGAACTCCACCAGATCGCCGAAGGTGACGTGCCTGTCCTGACCACGGCACAGGGCGGCCCGGTCGCCGACGATCAGAATACGCTCCGGGTGGGGCCGCGCGGACCGTTGGTCGTCGACGACTTTCATTTCCGCGAAAAGGTCTTCCACTTCGATCATGAGCGGATCCCGGAGCGCGTGGTCCACGCCCGCGGCTACGGCGCCCACGGCTTTTTCGAGACCTACGAGTCGCTCGCGGCCTACACGAAAGCCGATATCTTCCAGCGGCCGGGCGAAAAGACGCCAACCTTCGTCCGGTTCTCCACGGTGGCCGGCAACAAGGGCTCGGCCGATCTCGCCCGCGACGTGCGCGGCTTCGCCGTCAAGTTCTACACCCGCCAGGGAAATTGGGATCTGGTTGGCAACAACATCCCGGTGTTCTTCATCCAGGACGCGATCAAGTTCCCGGACCTGATCCACGCCGCCAAGCAGGACCCCGACCGGGATTTTCCGCAGGCGCAGACCGCGCACGACACGTTCTGGGACTTCATCAGCCTCACGCCGGAAAGCATGAACATGGTCATGTGGATCATGTCGGACCGAACCATTCCGCGCTCGTTCCGCTTCATGGAAGGTTTTGGCGTCCACACCTTTCGGCTCGTCAACGACAAGGGCGAATCTACCTTCGTGAAGTTCCACTGGAAGCCGAAGCTCGGCCTGCAGTCGGTGGCCTGGAACGAGGCCGTCAAGATCAACGGTGCCGACCCGGATTTTCACCGCCGCGATCTGTGGCATGCGATCCAGGGCGGCGACTTCCCGGAATGGGAGCTGCAGGTCCAACTGTTCGATCAGGAATTCGCCGATCGTTTCGATTTCGACGTGCTCGATCCGACCAAGATCATTCCAGAGGAGATCCTGCCACCCAAGCCGATCGGTCGGTTGGTGCTCGATCGCATGCCCGACAATTTCTTTGCCGAAACCGAGCAGGTGGCGTTCATGACCCAGAACGTGCCGCCCGGGATCGACTTCAGCAACGACCCGCTGCTGCAGGGGCGCAATTTTTCCTACCTCGACACGCAGCTCAAGCGGCTGGGCAGTCCCAACTTCACGCATTTGCCGATCAATGCGCCCAAATGTCCGTTCGCGCATTTCCAGCAGGACGGCCACATGGCGATGCACAATCCGGTCGGCAGGGTGAATTATGAGCCGAACTCGTTCGGCGAAGGGCCACGCGAGTCGCCCACGCGCGGCTTTCGCCCGTTCGCGGCCGAGGAACACGGCATCAAGGCGCGACTTCGGCCCGAGAGCTTTGCCGACCACTACAGCCAGGCCCGGCAGTTCTACATCAGCCAGACGCCGCCGGAGCAACGCCATATTGCGGCGGCGCTGACGTTCGAATTGAGCAAGGTTGAGACGCCGGCCATTCGTGAACGCACGGTCGCGCATCTCCTCAACATCGACGAGACGCTGGCAACCACGGTCGGTCAGAAGCTCGGTTTCAAGGCCATGCCGAAGCCAGCGGACGCAGCCGTGCCGACCCGCCAAGACCTCGAGCCGTCGCCGGCGCTGAGCATCGTCGAGCGGGGCCCGAAGCGCTTCGAGGGCCGCAAGCTCGGCATTCTGGTCACCGATGGCGTCGACCCAACGTTGCTGCAGGGCCTGACCGCCGCCATCACCAAGGAAAAGGCGGTGTTTGAGCTGATCGCGCCGAAGGTCGGGGGTGTCACCGCCGCGGACGGCACCTGGATCAAGGCGCAGCATATGATCGACGGCGGCCCGTCGGTGCTGTTCGACGCCGTCGCCGTGCTGACGTCCGCCGCCGCGATCGACGATCTGCTGCAGGAGGCGACCGCGCGCGACTTCGTGGCCGACGCGTTCCAGCATTGCAAGTTCATCGGCTATGACGCCTCGGCCTTGGCGCTGCTGGAAAAGGCCGGCGTGGCGGACGCCCTCGACGAGGGGGTGGTGGCGCTGCCCGGAGAAGACGGGCTGGAGGCGTTCGTCGCGAAGCTCGGCAAACTGCGGGTCTGGGGCCGCGAGCCTTCGGTCAAGCTCGGCAAGGCGTCGCCTCCGGCCAAGTCGCGCTAG
- a CDS encoding ferritin-like domain-containing protein: MTAEKNLENLFLDTLKDIYFAEKQILKALPKMARAAASEEGKAGFLTHRDETEGQIERLEQVFEILGKPARGKTCEAIQGLIAEGEEIMEEYKGTAVLDAGLISSAQAVEHYEIARYRTLKAWAAQLGLKTAIPLLDANLQEEIATDQKLTARGEAMANPRILAKKAG; encoded by the coding sequence ATGACTGCTGAGAAAAATCTGGAAAATCTCTTCCTCGATACTCTGAAGGATATCTACTTCGCCGAAAAGCAGATCCTAAAGGCCCTGCCGAAGATGGCGCGTGCTGCGGCCTCGGAAGAGGGCAAGGCGGGTTTTCTGACGCACCGGGATGAAACGGAGGGGCAAATCGAGCGGCTCGAGCAGGTATTCGAAATTCTTGGCAAGCCCGCCCGCGGCAAGACCTGTGAGGCGATCCAGGGCCTCATCGCCGAGGGCGAAGAAATCATGGAAGAATACAAGGGCACGGCGGTGCTGGATGCAGGACTCATTTCGTCCGCTCAGGCCGTCGAACACTATGAGATCGCACGCTACCGCACGCTCAAAGCATGGGCGGCGCAGCTTGGTCTGAAGACCGCTATCCCGCTGCTCGACGCCAATCTGCAGGAAGAAATCGCTACCGATCAGAAATTGACCGCTCGTGGCGAAGCCATGGCGAACCCAAGAATCTTGGCAAAAAAGGCGGGCTGA
- a CDS encoding thioredoxin family protein, with the protein MTKFDLLTRRSVVIGALGAVIAGTLAGAGGAEEGGDTGLIREDWFLASAFDLGADLRLAASRNKRLAVLWEVNGNPLCAETHIKTLGDAAIAAFIHARFEIVQFDAAGVRDITDFDGEKLPEKALAAKYGVRMTPTLQFFADTTDAIAAKPARQREVARLQGYVEPRHILAVCRFVAEKAYDTMPLRDYLKALPI; encoded by the coding sequence ATGACGAAGTTTGACCTGCTCACGCGGCGCTCGGTCGTCATCGGCGCGCTCGGTGCCGTCATCGCCGGCACTCTGGCTGGCGCTGGCGGTGCGGAGGAGGGCGGCGACACCGGTTTGATCCGCGAGGACTGGTTCCTGGCCAGCGCGTTCGACCTCGGCGCCGACCTCCGGCTCGCCGCCAGCCGGAACAAGCGGCTGGCGGTGCTGTGGGAGGTGAACGGCAACCCGTTGTGCGCGGAGACCCATATCAAAACCCTCGGCGATGCGGCGATCGCGGCCTTCATTCATGCCCGTTTCGAGATCGTTCAATTCGACGCAGCCGGCGTGCGCGACATCACCGATTTCGACGGCGAGAAACTGCCCGAAAAGGCGCTCGCCGCCAAATACGGCGTTCGCATGACACCAACATTGCAGTTTTTTGCGGACACCACCGATGCCATCGCCGCCAAGCCGGCCCGCCAGCGCGAGGTGGCGCGCCTGCAGGGCTACGTCGAGCCGCGCCACATCCTGGCGGTCTGCCGCTTCGTTGCCGAGAAGGCCTACGACACCATGCCGCTGCGCGACTATCTCAAGGCGCTACCGATCTGA
- a CDS encoding IS630 family transposase, which produces MRAGIVVDVTPEDRTRLDWIVGDHNSSQKHAARARVIIATADGCGTMEIVRQSGLSKPVVWRWQERFMREGVDGLLRDKTRPPGKPALAQELVKRIVDLTLGEPPGETTHWTGRAMAEAAGVSLRSVQRVWTAHGLTPHRVRTFKLSKDKHFVEKFTDVVGLYIDPPAHAIVLSLDEKSQIQALDRTQPGLPMKKGRAGTMTHDYKRHGTTTLFAALDILEGKVIGRCMQRHRHQEFIRFLNAIEANIPAGKIVHVILDNYATHKHPKVMRWLLRHPRFTFHFTPTSCSWINAVEGFFATLTKRRLKRGVFNSITDLQAAINRFLDDHNEKPKPFVWKANPDRVLAAIKRGKQALESIH; this is translated from the coding sequence ATGAGAGCAGGCATTGTTGTTGACGTCACGCCCGAGGACCGCACGCGCCTTGATTGGATCGTCGGGGATCACAACAGTTCGCAGAAGCACGCGGCTCGCGCCCGGGTCATCATCGCCACCGCCGACGGCTGCGGCACGATGGAGATCGTGCGCCAATCCGGACTGTCGAAGCCGGTCGTCTGGCGCTGGCAGGAGCGCTTCATGCGCGAGGGCGTCGATGGTCTGCTGCGCGACAAGACACGCCCGCCGGGCAAGCCTGCGTTGGCTCAAGAGCTCGTCAAACGCATCGTCGATTTGACGCTCGGCGAACCGCCGGGCGAGACCACCCATTGGACGGGCCGGGCCATGGCCGAGGCCGCCGGCGTCAGCCTGCGTTCGGTCCAGCGGGTATGGACGGCGCATGGCCTGACGCCGCATCGCGTGCGGACGTTCAAGCTGTCTAAGGACAAGCACTTCGTCGAAAAGTTCACCGACGTCGTCGGCCTTTACATCGACCCGCCAGCGCATGCGATCGTGCTTTCGCTCGACGAGAAGTCGCAAATCCAGGCCCTCGACCGCACCCAGCCGGGATTGCCGATGAAGAAAGGGCGCGCCGGCACCATGACCCATGATTACAAGCGCCACGGCACGACAACCCTGTTTGCGGCGCTCGACATTCTCGAAGGCAAGGTGATCGGGCGCTGCATGCAGCGCCACCGGCATCAGGAGTTCATTCGCTTCTTGAACGCGATCGAAGCGAACATCCCGGCCGGCAAGATCGTCCATGTCATCCTCGACAATTATGCGACCCACAAGCATCCCAAGGTCATGCGATGGCTCCTCCGGCATCCGCGGTTCACGTTCCACTTCACGCCGACATCGTGTTCGTGGATCAATGCCGTCGAAGGGTTCTTTGCCACGCTCACCAAGCGTCGGCTGAAGCGCGGCGTTTTCAACTCGATCACCGACCTGCAGGCCGCCATCAACCGGTTCCTCGACGACCACAACGAAAAACCGAAGCCATTCGTCTGGAAAGCCAATCCCGACCGCGTCCTCGCCGCTATCAAGCGCGGGAAGCAAGCGTTAGAGTCAATCCACTAG
- a CDS encoding MBL fold metallo-hydrolase, whose amino-acid sequence MTLTATILGCGSSGGVPRVGSGWGRCDPAEPKNRRRRCALLIERTGPAGKTTVLIDAGPDLRQQLLDAGVDRLDGVLLTHEHADHTHGIDDLRPLVIHQRRRIDVYMDAETSAIMRTRFGYCFATPPGSEYPPILTDHRIHAGEPATIEGPGGPVTVLPFRLVHGGTEALGFRVGGLAYSADVSAIPPDSVGAVEGLDTWIVDALRDTPHPSHFCLAEALAWIDQVQPRHAVLTNLHTDLDYRELAQRLPDGVEPAFDGLKIAVTP is encoded by the coding sequence ATGACCCTGACGGCGACCATCCTCGGCTGCGGCTCCTCGGGCGGCGTGCCGCGCGTGGGCTCCGGCTGGGGCCGCTGCGATCCGGCCGAACCGAAGAACCGCCGCCGCCGTTGCGCGCTACTGATCGAGCGGACCGGCCCGGCTGGCAAGACCACCGTGCTGATCGACGCCGGGCCGGACCTGCGCCAGCAACTGCTCGACGCCGGCGTCGACCGGCTCGACGGCGTGCTGCTGACCCACGAGCACGCCGACCACACCCACGGCATCGACGATCTTCGGCCGCTGGTGATCCACCAGCGCCGGCGCATCGACGTCTACATGGACGCCGAGACCTCGGCGATCATGCGGACGCGGTTCGGCTATTGCTTCGCGACCCCACCAGGCAGCGAATATCCGCCGATCCTGACCGACCACCGCATCCATGCCGGCGAGCCCGCCACCATCGAAGGGCCGGGCGGGCCGGTGACCGTGCTGCCGTTCCGGCTGGTGCACGGCGGGACCGAGGCGCTGGGCTTCCGCGTCGGCGGGCTGGCCTACAGCGCCGACGTCAGCGCCATTCCGCCGGACAGCGTCGGCGCCGTGGAGGGCCTCGACACCTGGATTGTGGACGCGCTGCGCGACACGCCGCATCCCAGCCATTTCTGCCTCGCCGAGGCCTTGGCCTGGATCGATCAGGTTCAGCCGCGCCACGCGGTGCTGACCAACCTGCACACCGATCTCGACTACCGCGAGTTGGCGCAGCGGCTGCCGGACGGCGTCGAGCCGGCGTTCGACGGCCTGAAGATCGCCGTCACGCCCTGA
- a CDS encoding TatD family hydrolase, translating to MLVDSHCHLDFPDLAADLDDVVARARAAGIARMVTISTRVRGFDAVRAIAERFDDVFCSVGTHCHHAAEEDDVTTDDLVRLAEHPKVVAIGEAGLDYHYDFSPRAVQEASFRRHIEAARITKLPLVIHAREADADTAAILEQEMGQGPFPALLHCFTGGAELARRAVALGHYVSFSGVLTFKKTDELRAIAAELPADRILVETDSPYLAPGKWRGKRNEPGFIVETVRVLAAARGISPDAAAALTTENFFRLFSRVPRDLRAAS from the coding sequence ATGCTGGTCGACAGCCACTGCCACCTCGACTTCCCCGACCTCGCCGCCGACCTCGACGACGTGGTCGCGCGGGCGCGGGCGGCCGGCATCGCCCGCATGGTGACGATCTCGACCCGCGTGCGGGGGTTCGATGCGGTGCGGGCCATCGCCGAGCGGTTCGACGACGTGTTCTGCTCGGTCGGCACCCACTGCCACCACGCCGCCGAAGAGGACGACGTCACCACCGACGACTTGGTGCGCCTTGCCGAGCACCCCAAGGTGGTCGCCATCGGCGAGGCCGGTCTCGACTATCACTACGACTTCTCGCCGCGCGCAGTGCAGGAGGCGAGCTTCCGCCGCCACATCGAAGCGGCGCGCATCACCAAGCTGCCGCTGGTGATCCACGCCCGCGAGGCCGACGCGGACACCGCGGCCATACTGGAGCAGGAAATGGGGCAGGGACCCTTCCCGGCCCTGCTGCACTGCTTCACCGGCGGCGCCGAGCTGGCCCGGCGCGCGGTGGCGCTCGGACATTACGTGTCGTTCTCGGGCGTGCTCACCTTCAAGAAGACCGACGAATTGCGAGCGATCGCCGCCGAGCTGCCGGCCGACCGCATCCTGGTCGAGACCGACTCGCCGTACCTTGCTCCGGGCAAATGGCGCGGCAAGCGCAACGAGCCGGGCTTTATCGTCGAGACGGTGCGGGTGCTGGCGGCGGCGCGCGGGATTTCGCCGGATGCGGCAGCCGCGCTGACGACCGAGAATTTCTTCCGTCTTTTCAGCCGTGTGCCGCGAGATCTTCGAGCAGCGTCATGA
- the mazG gene encoding nucleoside triphosphate pyrophosphohydrolase, producing the protein MTTRPEPSRDIARLIELMAALRTPGTGCPWDLAQDFSTIAPYTIEEAYEVADAIARGDEADLVDELGDLLLQVAFHARLGQEAGRFEFGDVVHAITAKLIRRHPHVFGDARDLDTKAVNAQWAAIKAQEKAEKSQRAAEAGTAVAAGDIAARPRTLDGIPLALPALTRALKLQEKAGKVGFDWGAVGPVIAKIKEEIAEVEAEVAAGDRAAAAGEIGDVLFAVANLARHLGVDPEDALRRTNHKFTRRFQAIEDALARVGRAPEQSDLAEMDALWNAAKAAERGE; encoded by the coding sequence ATGACGACGCGCCCGGAACCGTCCCGCGACATCGCGCGGCTGATCGAGCTGATGGCGGCGCTGCGCACGCCCGGCACCGGCTGCCCGTGGGACCTCGCGCAGGACTTCTCCACCATCGCCCCCTACACCATCGAGGAGGCCTACGAGGTCGCAGACGCCATTGCCCGCGGCGACGAGGCCGATCTGGTCGACGAACTGGGCGACCTGCTGCTGCAGGTGGCGTTCCACGCTCGGCTCGGTCAGGAAGCCGGCCGCTTCGAGTTCGGCGACGTCGTCCACGCCATCACCGCCAAGCTGATCCGCCGCCACCCGCATGTGTTCGGCGACGCCCGCGACCTCGACACCAAGGCCGTCAACGCCCAATGGGCCGCCATCAAGGCCCAGGAAAAGGCCGAAAAGTCCCAGCGGGCGGCCGAGGCTGGCACTGCCGTTGCCGCCGGCGACATCGCCGCGCGTCCGCGAACGCTGGACGGCATTCCCCTCGCCCTGCCCGCGCTGACCCGCGCGCTCAAGCTGCAGGAGAAGGCCGGCAAGGTCGGCTTCGACTGGGGCGCGGTCGGCCCGGTGATCGCCAAGATCAAGGAGGAGATCGCCGAGGTGGAGGCCGAGGTCGCCGCCGGCGACCGCGCCGCGGCGGCCGGCGAGATCGGCGACGTGCTGTTCGCCGTGGCCAATCTGGCGCGCCACCTCGGCGTCGATCCCGAGGACGCCCTGCGCCGGACCAACCACAAATTCACCCGCCGTTTTCAGGCGATCGAGGACGCCCTCGCCCGCGTCGGCCGCGCCCCCGAACAGTCCGACCTTGCCGAGATGGACGCGCTTTGGAACGCCGCCAAGGCGGCCGAACGGGGCGAATGA
- the metG gene encoding methionine--tRNA ligase, whose product MKGRYYITTAIAYPNGVPHIGHAYEVIATDAIARFQRLDGFDVLFLTGTDEHGIKMLQTAQREGLTPAELVARNVPRFQAMVERFNISNDDFIRTTEARHKEACAELWRRMAAAGDIYLSKYSGWYSVRDEAYYAEEETTVREDGVRVGPQGTPVEWTEEESYFFRLSKYTDPLLRYYEDHPEFILPEGRRNEVVSFVKGGLQDLSISRTTFDWGIPVPGDPDHIMYVWVDALNNYVTATGLLNGGGPRTDYWPADLHVIGKDITRFHAVYWPAFLMSAGLPLPKRVFGHGFLFNKGEKMSKSVGNVVDPFALADAYGVDAVRYFFLREVPFGQDGSYTPEAIVNRTNADLANDLGNLAQRSLSFIAKSCEGRVPTPGDLSEADRTLLAAADAMIDTAREAMKTQQLHAVLAAVWAVVADANRYFAGEAPWALKKTDPARMATVLYVTAEVIRQVAIMAQPFVPRGAAKLLDLVGVAADARGFDRLGPAGRLQAGGVLPAPEPVFPRYVDPDAPVKGA is encoded by the coding sequence ATGAAGGGCCGTTATTACATCACCACCGCAATCGCCTATCCCAACGGCGTGCCGCACATCGGCCACGCCTACGAGGTGATTGCCACCGATGCTATCGCCCGCTTCCAGCGGCTCGACGGCTTTGACGTGCTGTTCCTCACCGGGACCGACGAGCACGGCATCAAGATGCTGCAGACCGCCCAACGCGAAGGGCTGACCCCGGCCGAGTTGGTTGCGCGCAACGTGCCGCGGTTCCAGGCGATGGTCGAGCGGTTCAACATCTCCAACGACGATTTCATCCGCACCACCGAGGCGCGGCACAAAGAAGCCTGCGCCGAGCTGTGGCGGCGGATGGCGGCGGCCGGCGACATTTATCTGTCGAAGTATTCCGGCTGGTACTCGGTGCGCGACGAGGCCTATTACGCCGAAGAGGAGACCACCGTCCGCGAGGACGGCGTCCGCGTCGGCCCGCAGGGCACGCCGGTGGAGTGGACCGAGGAGGAAAGCTATTTCTTCCGCCTGTCCAAATATACCGATCCGCTTCTTAGATATTACGAGGATCATCCCGAGTTCATTCTGCCGGAGGGACGTCGCAACGAGGTCGTAAGCTTCGTAAAGGGCGGACTGCAGGATCTGTCGATCTCGCGCACCACGTTCGACTGGGGCATTCCGGTGCCCGGAGATCCCGACCACATCATGTATGTGTGGGTGGATGCCCTGAACAACTACGTCACCGCCACCGGCTTGTTGAACGGCGGCGGACCCCGCACGGACTATTGGCCCGCTGACCTCCACGTCATCGGCAAGGACATCACCCGCTTTCACGCCGTCTACTGGCCAGCGTTCTTGATGTCGGCGGGTTTACCGCTGCCGAAGCGGGTGTTCGGCCACGGCTTCTTGTTCAACAAGGGCGAGAAGATGTCGAAGTCGGTCGGCAACGTGGTCGACCCGTTCGCGCTCGCCGATGCCTATGGCGTTGACGCGGTTCGCTATTTCTTCCTGCGCGAGGTGCCGTTCGGCCAGGACGGCTCCTACACGCCCGAGGCCATCGTCAACCGCACCAACGCCGACCTGGCCAACGACCTCGGCAATCTGGCGCAGCGCTCGCTGAGCTTTATCGCCAAGTCCTGCGAGGGCAGGGTGCCGACGCCCGGCGACCTCTCGGAGGCCGACCGGACGCTGCTGGCCGCGGCCGACGCCATGATCGACACCGCCCGCGAGGCAATGAAGACCCAGCAGCTCCACGCCGTGCTGGCCGCGGTGTGGGCGGTGGTCGCCGACGCCAACCGCTATTTTGCCGGCGAGGCGCCGTGGGCGCTGAAGAAGACCGATCCGGCGCGGATGGCGACCGTGCTCTACGTCACCGCCGAGGTGATCCGGCAGGTGGCGATCATGGCCCAGCCGTTCGTGCCGCGCGGCGCCGCCAAGCTGCTCGACCTGGTCGGGGTGGCGGCCGATGCCCGCGGCTTCGACCGGCTCGGCCCGGCCGGACGACTCCAGGCGGGCGGCGTGCTGCCGGCGCCCGAGCCGGTGTTCCCCCGTTACGTCGATCCCGACGCGCCAGTGAAGGGCGCCTGA